GCCTGCGCGGCCGCCGGCATCTCGGCCAGCACGCGGGTGAGGCTCTCGCGCCGCCGCAGCCGGAGCCGGTCGAGCAGCTCCTGCCCGTCGCCGCTCAGCCGGACGGTGACCTGGCGCCGGTCGCGGCCCGGGTCGCGCGTGAGCAGCCCGGCCGCCTCCAGCCGGTCGCACAGCCGGCTCGCCGACGACACCAGGGCGCCGAGCTCGCCCGCCAGCCGGCTGATGTTGACCGGCCCCCGCTCCAGGACGAACAGCGCGC
The sequence above is a segment of the Actinomadura coerulea genome. Coding sequences within it:
- a CDS encoding MarR family winged helix-turn-helix transcriptional regulator — encoded protein: MVATSGEDAADLAAALDNAASTLLNVWSRAHNAPDVPIPSTQLRALFVLERGPVNISRLAGELGALVSSASRLCDRLEAAGLLTRDPGRDRRQVTVRLSGDGQELLDRLRLRRRESLTRVLAEMPAAAQAALLWGLTEFHEAASGRDGDDDSLSMLA